A segment of the Sulfurovum indicum genome:
AGAGCTTGGCGGAAACGATATGGTCAGCGGGAACTACTATGTAACAGTTAAAGGGGGTATGCTCAAGCCTTGTGAAATGAGTGATGCAAAAGTGATAGACTTTGTACTTAATGCTGTACCTGTTTAATGCGTTCGGCAACAAGGTCGCCAAACATGATAAGATCTTTCAGTACAGCTTTTTGTGTAATACCATCCTTGTCTACCGCCAGCATCAGCTCTCCTCTGTTGCTGGAAAAGATTTTTTGATGAATGATCGCTGTAAGGTACCAGTACGGTCCTTCTCCTAATGCTTCTTTGTAATATTTTAATGCTTTTTTGTCCGGCAGGACTATTTCAACCAAACCCTTTTGCCGTTCTGCACCGACAGCATGAAAACGGTAATGACCCGGTTTGTTTTTATGGGCGATCAGGCGACCGATGTTGAAATAGAGAGTCAGAAGATCATCAGTAGCAAAAAAATCCAGTACTTCTTCTCCTTTTTTGGTTACTTTTCCCTCCTTCTTGCTGTAAAAGCTCTTATAGACTTTTTTCTTTCTATGGTCGATACGGTAATGTTTATAGTGGTATTTACTCCCGTAACTTTTTATAACTTCATAACTTTCAGCCATGAAACGCCCGTTTCTGATATATCCTGTACTGACATGTTTTTCATGTCTGTTGCGTGAGAGTGTTTTTGCAAATCCCGTTGCATAGGCTTCTATATCTATACGATAGTGTTGTTTTCGGGTAGTGAGTTTGGCATGGGCGATACCGAGTTTTCCCAAAAATCCAAAACGCACTGCATAGGTCACCTCCAGTGTTTTTGCCTCGGCGGTTTGTAGAGAGAGTATCAGCAGAAAGATTATGCATAAAAATAGTTGTTTCATCGTACCAGGTTCCTTATTGGGTTAT
Coding sequences within it:
- a CDS encoding DUF3108 domain-containing protein, translating into MKQLFLCIIFLLILSLQTAEAKTLEVTYAVRFGFLGKLGIAHAKLTTRKQHYRIDIEAYATGFAKTLSRNRHEKHVSTGYIRNGRFMAESYEVIKSYGSKYHYKHYRIDHRKKKVYKSFYSKKEGKVTKKGEEVLDFFATDDLLTLYFNIGRLIAHKNKPGHYRFHAVGAERQKGLVEIVLPDKKALKYYKEALGEGPYWYLTAIIHQKIFSSNRGELMLAVDKDGITQKAVLKDLIMFGDLVAERIKQVQH